A single region of the Brachypodium distachyon strain Bd21 chromosome 3, Brachypodium_distachyon_v3.0, whole genome shotgun sequence genome encodes:
- the LOC100830227 gene encoding pentatricopeptide repeat-containing protein At4g18520, chloroplastic, with the protein MIILKPDPLARRLQKSTIHPSGFQRHPPVAGATPTSHSDPLQHSSPSLPIVTSLRRWCCALTRRLPERAGDHQSSFLRRAQSSGEHKSKKAEHQYFRAPSFRTKDQSLQVQSLPDDGYGPAEQDSEGNSPGSPDAEALASLLRSCGSVDDVRRVHAISVRSPDGPGMFVANNLINAYARFHEISDARKVFDEMPDKSVVSWTAIINGYQKSGNYNEVVRLFLDMVGSGVRGNSLTFVCLLKSCGEQCNTKLGRQVHCCVVKGGWSNVIMDSAVVHFYAQCGHIASASTMFDKMASRDVISWTTMITAYVQHGRGDKALEMFSVMVSEGYYPNEFTVCSILKACSDEKAFRFGKQLHGAIVKKLYKDDIHVGSALVTMYARLGEVFDAQAVFDKMARRNTITWTSMISGYAQSGHGEKAILLFQNMKMRRVSINNLTIVGLLSACGSIQSLRLGKELHAQIIKNSIQENLQIGSTLVWCYCKCGEYTYAARILKDMPDRDAISWTAMISGYNSVGHNAEALKSLDDMLWDGVKPNTYTYSSALKACAKLEALQDGRRIHGVVNKTPAFLNVFVGSSLIDMYMRCGNVDDARRVFDAMPEHNLVTWKVIITGFAQNGLCEEAFKYMYLMQQEGHDVDDFVLSKVLTSCGDLQWKSDCISFSDPVSGSPARY; encoded by the exons atgataatCTTAAAGCCTGATCCACTCGCGCGACGACTACAAAAATCCACCATCCACCCCTCAGGCTTCCAACGCCACCCGCCGGTGGCCGGAGCAACGCCGACCAGTCACAGCGACCCCCTCCAGCACAGCAGCCCGAGTCTCCCCATCGTCACCTCACTCCGCCGCTGGTGCTGCGCGCTCACTCGTCGCCTCCCAGAGCGAGCGGGGGACCACCAG AGCAGCTTCCTGCGAAGAGCACAAAGTTCCGGGGAGCACAAGAGCAAGAAGGCCGAGCACCAGTACTTCAGGGCTCCATCTTTCCGGACCAAGGACCAATCTCTGCAAGTTCAATCGCTACCAGATGATGGCTACGGCCCTGCAGAGCAAGATTCCGAGGGCAATTCGCCAGGTTCCCCGGACGCTGAGGCACTGGCTTCCTTGTTGCGTTCTTGCGGCAGCGTGGACGATGTCCGGCGAGTGCACGCGATTTCTGTGCGGTCGCCAGATGGTCCGGGCATGTTCGTGGCCAACAATTTGATCAACGCGTATGCGAGGTTTCATGAGATTTCAGATGCTAGGAaggtgtttgatgaaatgccCGATAAGAGTGTTGTGTCGTGGACGGCTATCATAAACGGGTATCAGAAATCAGGAAACTACAATGAGGTAGTGAGACTGTTCTTGGATATGGTAGGCAGTGGAGTGCGAGGTAACAGCTTgacttttgtttgcttgttgaAATCTTGTGGCGAGCAGTGCAATACTAAGCTAGGGCGGCAGGTCCATTGTTGTGTTGTGAAAGGAGGGTGGAGCAACGTGATAATGGACAGTGCTGTTGTGCACTTCTATGCACAGTGCGGCCATATCGCCAGTGCTTCGACAATGTTTGATAAGATGGCCTCTCGTGATGTTATCTCGTGGACAACAATGATTACAGCTTATGTGCAGCATGGGCGTGGGGATAAAGCCCTTGAGATGTTTTCAGTGATGGTCTCTGAGGGATATTATCCAAATGAATTTACTGTGTGCAGCATCCTCAAGGCTTGCTCAGATGAGAAGGCTTTCAGATTTGGGAAGCAGCTGCATGGCGCTATTGTGAAAAAATTGTACAAAGATGACATCCATGTCGGTAGTGCTCTTGTCACCATGTATGCCAGATTAGGAGAAGTCTTTGATGCTCAAGCAGTGTTTGATAAGATGGCACGAAGAAACACTATTACATGGACTTCTATGATCTCTGGCTATGCGCAAAGTGGCCATGGTGAAAAAGCTATCTTGTTGTTCCAAAACATGAAGATGCGCCGAGTGTCTATTAACAACCTCACAATTGTTGGTCTTCTTAGTGCATGTGGCTCTATACAATCTCTTCGTCTCGGAAAGGAACTGCATGCACAGATAATAAAGAATTCCATTCAAGAGAATCTTCAAATTGGGAGTACACTTGTTTGGTGCTATTGTAAATGTGGTGAGTATACATATGCTGCACGGATTCTAAAAGATATGCCTGACCGTGATGCTATCTCGTGGACAGCTATGATTTCAGGCTACAATAGTGTTGGTCATAATGCTGAAGCACTTAAATCATTAGATGAtatgttatgggatggtgtcaAACCAAATACCTACACATATTCATCGGCTTTGAAAGCATGTGCAAAACTAGAGGCTCTGCAAGATGGAAGGAGGATCCACGGTGTTGTTAACAAGACTCCAGCTTTCTTGAATGTATTTGTGGGAAGCTCGCTGATTGATATGTACATGAGGTGTGGAAATGTTgatgatgctcgacgagtctTTGACGCCATGCCAGAACACAACTTGGTAACATGGAAAGTGATTATTACAGGATTTGCTCAGAATGGCCTCTGTGAAGAAGCATTTAAGTACATGTACCTTATGCAGCAAGAAGGACATGACGTTGATGACTTTGTGCTTTCAAAAGTTCTGACATCTTGTGGTGATCTTCAGTGGAAGTCGGATTGCATCTCCTTTTCTGACCCAGTGTCCGGTTCACCCGCTAGGTACTAA